The stretch of DNA AAAGCTATATCTTGATCGTACCTGCTAGGTTTTCTGCAGCGAAGTTTAGGGAAACGCTTTTTAGTTCAGTTGCATTATATCTGTCGGATAAAGCTAAGATCTTGGATACGGAGCTGATAGATACGGCTTTGCAGATGTGAGATTCACACAATGATCTGAGCCTACTCAGATTGTATTTGGTCGCAGCAGCCAAAAGCTTTACGATCAGTGTCTCATCTATCTCGGACAGCTTTAATAGGCCAAATGAATGAGCCGTAACTGGTTCCACATCTCCCGAGAGAGAGTCTTTATACATGAAGTGTAACAAGGCCTGTATAAGGTGAAACATTGGCAGGGATAAAATACCGACAAATAATACTCAAgacgaaaaaattattaagtgaAGCTATAAACTCGAAATTCGCACCTTGAAGACCTTAGGTTCCAAATCGCTGATAACTAGCTCATTGTTGTTAGCTTCTGGCATATTGTAAAACTTTGATCTGAAAAACGAAGATCGTGCAGCCAAAACCAATTTATGAGCTTGAAACTTCTCACCAGCAATGTCAAATTTGACATCCGAGCCTTCCAAAGTATCCAGCAACTTGCCAAAATGTGATCCAAGTTCTGAATCAGGGACATGTATAGAGTGTAGCCGTGGACAATGTATTTCTGAAACAACAACTCCAACTGTACAATTGATTTTCAAACAATCGTCTTTCAGGTAGTCAGATGTCTCAAGCAAGGAACGTCTGAAGAAACGCTTGTATCCcctgttaaaaaaaatccaaagaaaagaaacaagaatcaGAGGGCTCTGAAGTAGCAGTAGAACAAAAGATAGCAGCAAAGAGAGTGTTTAAACAAAAAACCGGCCATTGAAGACTTCAAAAGCTACTGGCTACTGCAACCAcactaaaaaggaaaaatccaGTTAAGCAAGCACCTAAACAAGGTAATCTTAACAACACTATGACAGTCCAGATAGCTTACACACCTTAGAATTTTATAGTTCATTGCATCACCAACATAGAACTAGCCATACCCTTTTCTTGTCCCCAACAAATGTACCCATATATTCATGATTAGAAATGGAGCAAGAGAGACCAACACTATTACATCCCAAGAACAAGTATAATTAACATACGAATAAAACAAATGAAGCAAGAGGCAAGAAATCAAGCCATACCACATACTTCCTCTATATTTAAGAGTGTAAGGACCACCATCAAGTGAACGATCGAAATGGCTGTGAACCTTATGCTTCCCTTTACCACTTTGATCAACAAGGGAAAGCTCAAAAAGCGCTCTAACTTCAGTACCTTCACTAGCGAGAACGATGAACACAGAGACGTAAGAAGAGCTGTCCTCTTGGTTCTTACCATCTGGGTAGACAAAGATAGTCCATTGATAACCTCCGACGGAGAAGTTATCACTTGCTATGTGTTTCCCTACTCCAATCCCTTTGGCTAAACTGTATCCTTGGATCACGAATTGGTGCGATCCGTTCACGGTTTGTGTNNNNNNNNNNNNNNNNNNNNNNNNNNNNNNNNNNNNNNNNNNNNNNNNNNNNNNNNNNNNNNNNNNNNNNNNNNNNNNNNNNNNNNNNNNNNNNNNNNNNNNNNNNNNNNNNNNNNNNNNNNNNNNNNNNNNNNNNNNNNNNNNNNNNNNNNNNNNNNNNNNNNNNNNNNNNNNNNNNNNNNNNNNNNNNNNNNNNNNNNNNNNNNNNNNNNNNNNNNNNNNNNNNNNNNNNNNNNNNNNNNNNNNNNNNNNNNNNNNNNNNNNNNNNNNNNNNNNNNNNNNNNNNNNNNNNNNNNNNNNNNNNNNNNNNNNNNNNNNNNNNNNNNNNNNNNNNNNNNNNNNNNNNNNNNNNNNNNNNNNNNNNNNNNNNNNNNNNNNNNNNNNNNNNNNNNNNNNNNNNNNNNNNNNNNNNNNNNNNNNNNNNNNNNNNNNNNNNNNNNNNNNNNNNNNNNNNNNNNNNNNNNNNNNNNNNNNNNNNNNNNNNNNNNNNNNNNNNNNNNNNNNNNNNNNNNNNNNNNNNNNNNNNNNNNNNNNNNNNNNNNNNNNNNNNNNNNNNNNNNNNNNNNNNNNNNNNNNNNNNNNNNNNNNNNNNNNNNNNNNNNNNNNNNNNNNNNNNNNNNNNNNNNNNNNNNNNNNNNNNNNNNNNNNNNNNNNNNNNNNNNNNNNNNNNNNNNNNNNNNNNNNNNNNNNNNNNNNNNNNNNNNNNNNNNNNNNNNNNNNNNNNNNNNNNNNNNNNNNNNNNNNNNNNNNNNNNNNNNNNNNNNNNNNNNNNNNNNNNNNNNNNNNNNNNNNNNNNNNNNNNNNNNNNNNNNNNNNNNNNNNNNNNNNNNNNNNNNNNNNNNNNNNNNNNNNNNNNNNNNNNNNNNNNNNNNNNNNNNNNNNNNNNNNNNNNNNNNNNNNNNNNNNNNNNNNNNNNNNNNNNNNNNNNNNNNNNNNNNNNNNNNNNNNNNNNNNNNNNNNNNNNNNNNNNNNNNNNNNNNNNNNNNNNNNNNNNNNNNNNNNNNNNNNNNNNNNNNNNNNNNNNNNNNNNNNNNNNNNNNNNNNNNNNNNNNNNNNNNNNNNNNNNNNNNNNNNNNNNNNNNNNNNNNNNNNNNNNNNNNNNNNNNNNNNNNNNNNNNNNNNNNNNNNNNNNNNNNNNNNNNNNNNNNNNNNNNNNNNNNNNNNNNNNNNNNNNNNNNNNNNNNNNNNNNNNNNNNNNNNNNNNNNNNNNNNNNNNNNNNNNNNNNNNNNNNNNNNNNNNNNNNNNNNNNNNNNNNNNNNNNNNNNNNNNNNNNNNNNNNNNNNNNNNNNNNNNNNNNNNNNNNNNNNNNNNNNNNNNNNNNNNNNNNNNNNNNNNNNNNNNNNNNNNNNNNNNNNNNNNNNNNNNNNNNNNNNNNNNNNNNNNNNNNNNNNNNNNNNNNNNNNNNNNNNNNNNNNNNNNNNNNNNNNNNNNNNNNNNNNNNNNNNNNNNNNNNNNNNNNNNNNNNNNNNNNNNNNNNNNNNNNNNNNNNNNNNNNNNNNNNNNNNNNNNNNNNNNNNNNNNNNNNNNNNNNNNNNNNNNNNNNNNNNNNNNNNNNNNNNNNNNNNNNNNNNNNNNNNNNNNNNNNNNNNNNNNNNNNNNNNNNNNNNNNNNNNNNNNNNNNNNNNNNNNNNNNNNNNNNNNNNNNNNNNNNNNNNNNNNNNNNNNNNNNNNNNNNNNNNNNNNNNNNNNNNNNNNNNNNNNNNNNNNNNNNNNNNNNNNNNNNNNNNNNNNNNNNNNNNNNNNNNNNNNNNNNNNNNNNNNNNNNNNNNNNNNNNNNNNNNNNNNNNNNNNNNNNNNNNNNNNNNNNNNNNNNNNNNNNNNNNNNNNNNNNNNNNNNNNNNNNNNNNNNNNNNNNNNNNNNNNNNNNNNNNNNNNNNNNNNNNNNNNNNNNNNNNNNNNNNNNNNNNNNNNNNNNNNNNNNNNNNNNNNNNNNNNNNNNNNNNNNNNNNNNNNNNNNNNNNNNNNNNNNNNNNNNNNNNNNNNNNNNNNNNNNNNNNNNNNNNNNNNNNNNNNNNNNNNNNNNNNNNNNNNNNNNNNNNNNNNNNNNNNNNNNNNNNNNNNNNNNNNNNNNNNNNNNNNNNNNNNNNNNNNNNNNNNNNNNNNNNNNNNNNNNNNNNNNNNNNNNNNNNNNNNNNNNNNNNNNNNNNNNNNNNNNNNNNNNNNNNNNNNNNNNNNNNNNNNNNNNNNNNNNNNNNNNNNNNNNNNNNNNNNNNNNNNNNNNNNNNNNNNNNNNNNNNNNNNNNNNNNNNNNNNNNNNNNNNNNNNNNNNNNNNNNNNNNNNNNNNNNNNNNNNNNNNNNNNNNNNNNNNNNNNNNNNNNNNNNNNNNNNNNNNNNNNNNNNNNNNNNNNNNNNNNNNNNNNNNNNNNNNNNNNNNNNNNNNNNNNNNNNNNNNNNNNNNNNNNNNNNNNNNNNNNNNNNNNNNNNNNNNNNNNNNNNNNNNNNNNNNNNNNNNNNNNNNNNNNNNNNNNNNNNNNNNNNNNNNNNNNNNNNNNNNNNNNNNNNNNNNNNNNNNNNNNNNNNNNNNNNNNNNNNNNNNNNNNNNNNNNNNNNNNNNNNNNNNNNNNNNNNNNNNNNNNNNNNNNNNNNNNNNNNNNNNNNNNNNNNNNNNNNNNNNNNNNNNNNNNNNNNNNNNNNNNNNNNNNNNNNNNNNNNNNNNNNNNNNNNNNNNNNNNNNNNNNNNNNNNNNNNNNNNNNNNNNNNNNNNNNNNNNNNNNNNNNNNNNNNNNNNNNNNNNNNNNNNNNNNNNNNNNNNNNNNNNNNNNNNNNNNNNNNNNNNNNNNNNNNNNNNNNNNNNNNNNNNNNNNNNNNNNNNNNNNNNNNNNNNNNNNNNNNNNNNNNNNNNNNNNNNNNNNNNNNNNNNNNNNNNNNNNNNNNNNNNNNNNNNNNNNNNNNNNNNNNNNNNNNNNNNNNNNNNNNNNNNNNNNNNNNNNNNNNNNNNNNNNNNNNNNNNNNNNNNNNNNNNNNNNNNNNNNNNNNNNNNNNNNNNNNNNNNNNNNNNNNNNNNNNNNNNNNNNNNNNNNNNNNNNNNNNNNNNNNNNNNNNNNNNNNNNNNNNNNNNNNNNNNNNNNNNNNNNNNNNNNNNNNNNNNNNNNNNNNNNNNNNNNNNNNNNNNNNNNNNNNNNNNNNNNNNNNNNNNNNNNNNNNNNNNNNNNNNNNNNNNNNNNNNNNNNNNNNNNNNNNNNNNNNNNNNNNNNNNNNNNNNNNNNNNNNNNNNNNNNNNNNNNNNNNNNNNNNNNNNNNNNNNNNNNNNNNNNNNNNNNNNNNNNNNNNNNNNNNNNNNNNNNNNNNNNNNNNNNNNNNNNNNNNNNNNNNNNNNNNNNNNNNNNNNNNNNNNNNNNNNNNNNNNNNNNNNNNNNNNNNNNNNNNNNNNNNNNNNNNNNNNNNNNNNNNNNNNNNNNNNNNNNNNNNNNNNNNNNNNNNNNNNNNNNNNNNNNNNNNNNNNNNNNNNNNNNNNNNNNNNNNNNNNNNNNNNNNNNNNNNNNNNNNNNNNNNNNNNNNNNNNNNNNNNNNNNNNNNNNNNNNNNNNNNNNNNNNNNNNNNNNNNNNNNNNNNNNNNNNNNNNNNNNNN from Camelina sativa cultivar DH55 chromosome 9, Cs, whole genome shotgun sequence encodes:
- the LOC104710876 gene encoding BTB/POZ and MATH domain-containing protein 6-like, with the protein product MTRPSRSSSSPNTNPDRIESPTSSRSVTQTVNGSHQFVIQGYSLAKGIGVGKHIASDNFSVGGYQWTIFVYPDGKNQEDSSSYVSVFIVLASEGTEVRALFELSLVDQSGKGKHKVHSHFDRSLDGGPYTLKYRGSMWGYKRFFRRSLLETSDYLKDDCLKINCTVGVVVSEIHCPRLHSIHVPDSELGSHFGKLLDTLEGSDVKFDIAGEKFQAHKLVLAARSSFFRSKFYNMPEANNNELVISDLEPKVFKALLHFMYKDSLSGDVEPVTAHSFGLLKLSEIDETLIVKLLAAATKYNLSRLRSLCESHICKAVSISSVSKILALSDRYNATELKSVSLNFAAENLAGTIKI